The Fusobacterium necrophorum subsp. necrophorum genome has a window encoding:
- the rplJ gene encoding 50S ribosomal protein L10 yields the protein MATQVKKEIVAELVDKIKKAQSVVFVDYQGIKVNEETVLRRKMRESGAEYLVAKNRLFKIALKESGVEDNFDEILEGTTAFAFGYEDPAVPAKVVFDLAKDKAKAKQDIFKIKGGYLTGRRVSIEEVEALAKLPSREQLLSMVLNSMLGPVRKLAYAAVAIADKKEAAAE from the coding sequence ATGGCAACTCAAGTAAAAAAAGAAATCGTAGCGGAATTAGTAGATAAAATTAAGAAAGCTCAATCAGTTGTTTTTGTTGATTATCAAGGAATCAAAGTAAACGAAGAAACTGTTTTAAGAAGAAAAATGAGAGAATCAGGAGCGGAATATCTGGTAGCAAAAAATAGATTATTCAAAATCGCTTTGAAAGAATCAGGAGTAGAAGATAACTTTGATGAAATTTTAGAAGGAACAACAGCATTCGCATTTGGATATGAAGATCCGGCTGTTCCTGCAAAAGTTGTGTTCGACTTAGCAAAAGATAAAGCAAAAGCAAAACAGGACATCTTTAAAATCAAAGGTGGATATTTAACAGGAAGAAGAGTAAGCATTGAAGAAGTGGAAGCTTTGGCGAAACTTCCTTCCAGAGAACAATTACTATCTATGGTGCTAAATTCTATGTTAGGACCGGTAAGGAAATTGGCTTACGCAGCTGTGGCAATTGCAGATAAAAAAGAAGCTGCGGCAGAATAG
- the rplA gene encoding 50S ribosomal protein L1, with product MAKHRGKKYIEASKLVETGKLYEVKEALELVAKTRTANFVETVEVALKLGVDPRHADQQVRGTVVLPHGTGKTVKILAITSGENVQKALDAGADYAGAEEYISQIQQGWLDFDLVIATPDMMPKIGRLGKILGTKGLMPNPKSGTVTPDIAAAVSEFKKGKLAFRVDKVGSIHVAIGKADFAVDKIEENFKAFMDQIVRLKPAASKGQYLRSVAVSLTMGPGVKMDPLLVAKYVG from the coding sequence ATGGCAAAACATAGAGGAAAGAAATATATCGAAGCTTCTAAGTTGGTAGAAACCGGAAAGCTTTATGAAGTAAAAGAAGCGTTGGAATTGGTTGCAAAGACAAGAACAGCTAACTTTGTAGAAACAGTGGAAGTGGCATTGAAATTGGGAGTTGATCCCAGACATGCGGATCAACAAGTAAGAGGTACCGTAGTATTGCCTCACGGAACGGGAAAAACTGTAAAAATCTTAGCGATTACTTCCGGAGAAAATGTACAAAAAGCATTGGATGCAGGAGCAGATTATGCAGGAGCGGAAGAATATATCAGCCAAATTCAGCAAGGTTGGTTAGATTTTGATTTAGTTATCGCAACTCCTGACATGATGCCTAAAATTGGTAGATTAGGAAAAATTTTGGGAACAAAAGGATTAATGCCTAATCCAAAATCAGGAACAGTCACTCCTGATATTGCAGCAGCGGTATCAGAATTTAAAAAGGGAAAATTGGCGTTCCGTGTTGATAAAGTAGGATCTATTCATGTTGCAATTGGAAAAGCAGATTTCGCAGTAGATAAAATTGAAGAAAACTTTAAAGCCTTTATGGATCAAATCGTAAGATTGAAACCGGCCGCTTCTAAAGGACAATACTTAAGAAGTGTTGCAGTATCTTTGACAATGGGACCGGGAGTCAAAATGGATCCGTTGTTAGTAGCTAAATATGTTGGATAA